In a single window of the Labeo rohita strain BAU-BD-2019 chromosome 23, IGBB_LRoh.1.0, whole genome shotgun sequence genome:
- the cbx5 gene encoding chromobox protein homolog 5 isoform X1 yields METLSSPDQGVTQVKIHSESAMGKKNQNREDDEAASSDEEEYVVEKVLDRRVVKGRVEYFLKWKGFTDKHNTWEPEKNLDCPELISEFMKTYKKGSSGSTPTSKPSSTGASSARPKDSSSSTSKRKNSEEENGSSSKPKKKKEDEILVARGFERGLEPEKIIGATDSCGDLMFLMKWKDSDEADLVLAKEANHKCPQIVIAFYEERLTWHEDGDKKEKSATAV; encoded by the exons A tggAAACGCTTTCCTCCCCAGACCAGGGAGTCACACAGGTCAAAATACATTCAGAATCAGCCATGGGAAAGAAGAACCAGAACCGTGAAGATGATGAGGCTGCTTCCTCAGATGAGGAAGAGTACGTAGTGGAGAAGGTCTTGGACAGGAGAGTTGTGAAGGGCCGTGTGGAATATTTCCTGAAGTGGAAAGGCTTTACAGA CAAACACAACACATGGGAACCAGAGAAGAACCTGGACTGCCCAGAGCTTATCTCTGAATTCATGAAGACCTATAAAAAGGGAAGCAGTGGAAGCACACCCACCAGCAAGCCCTCCAGCACAGGCGCTTCTTCGGCCCGTCCCAAAGACAGTAGCAGCAGCACCAGCAAGAGGAAAAACTCAGAGGAAGAGAACGGGAGCAGCAGCAAacccaaaaagaaaaaggag GATGAGATCCTTGTAGCAAGAGGGTTTGAGCGAGGCCTGGAGCCTGAGAAGATTATTGGAGCAACAGACTCCTGTGGAGACCTTATGTTCCTTATGAAGTG GAAGGACTCTGATGAGGCAGACCTTGTGCTTGCAAAGGAAGCCAATCACAAGTGCCCACAGATCGTCATTGCCTTCTACGAGGAGCGTCTGACCTGGCACGAAGATGGCGACAAGAAGGAAAAGAGTGCCACGGCGGTTTAA
- the cbx5 gene encoding chromobox protein homolog 5 isoform X2, whose amino-acid sequence MGKKNQNREDDEAASSDEEEYVVEKVLDRRVVKGRVEYFLKWKGFTDKHNTWEPEKNLDCPELISEFMKTYKKGSSGSTPTSKPSSTGASSARPKDSSSSTSKRKNSEEENGSSSKPKKKKEDEILVARGFERGLEPEKIIGATDSCGDLMFLMKWKDSDEADLVLAKEANHKCPQIVIAFYEERLTWHEDGDKKEKSATAV is encoded by the exons ATGGGAAAGAAGAACCAGAACCGTGAAGATGATGAGGCTGCTTCCTCAGATGAGGAAGAGTACGTAGTGGAGAAGGTCTTGGACAGGAGAGTTGTGAAGGGCCGTGTGGAATATTTCCTGAAGTGGAAAGGCTTTACAGA CAAACACAACACATGGGAACCAGAGAAGAACCTGGACTGCCCAGAGCTTATCTCTGAATTCATGAAGACCTATAAAAAGGGAAGCAGTGGAAGCACACCCACCAGCAAGCCCTCCAGCACAGGCGCTTCTTCGGCCCGTCCCAAAGACAGTAGCAGCAGCACCAGCAAGAGGAAAAACTCAGAGGAAGAGAACGGGAGCAGCAGCAAacccaaaaagaaaaaggag GATGAGATCCTTGTAGCAAGAGGGTTTGAGCGAGGCCTGGAGCCTGAGAAGATTATTGGAGCAACAGACTCCTGTGGAGACCTTATGTTCCTTATGAAGTG GAAGGACTCTGATGAGGCAGACCTTGTGCTTGCAAAGGAAGCCAATCACAAGTGCCCACAGATCGTCATTGCCTTCTACGAGGAGCGTCTGACCTGGCACGAAGATGGCGACAAGAAGGAAAAGAGTGCCACGGCGGTTTAA